In Burkholderia lata, the DNA window AACAGGATCGTGTACGCGCTGCCGACTTCGAGGCGCAGCGACGCATACGTATCGGCCAGCCCGACGGGCAGCGTCTTGGTGTCGGGCGTATGCAGCATCCACGTGAGGTTGAATTCGCCGATCGACAGCGTGAGCACCGCGAGCGCACCCGCGACGATGCCGGGGCGAAGGTTCGGCAGCACGATCGTGACGAAGCGCGTGACGAACGATGCGCCGAGGCTGGCCGCGCCTTCCTCGAGCGTGCGCAGGTCGGCACCGGCCGCGACGGCCGCGACCGCGCGCACCATGAACGGCAGCGTGAACACGACGTGGCCGACGACGATGAACCACAGGCTCATCCGGAACGCGGTGAAGCCGCCGTAGACGACCAGCAGCGCGAGTGCCGACGCGAGGCCGGGCAGTGCGACCGGCAGCACCAGTGCCTCTTCGATCGCACGCGCGACACGGCTCTTGCTGCGCGCAAGCGCATAGCCGGCCGGCACGCCGACGACGAGCACGATCGCGAGCGTCGCGAACGCGACGTACAGCGACAGCGCGACCGAGCCGTGATACTGCTGCCACACCTGTTCGAGCCAGCGCAGCGTGAGGCCGCTCGACAGGCCGCGGAAGTAGTTGACGGTGAGGCCCGCGAGCACCGACATCACGACGGGCACGATCAGGAACGCACACAGCAGCAGCGTGACGCCCCATTGCAGCGCGGCGATCGCGCGCGCGCCGGTGACGCGCGGCGCGCGGCGGGCGACGCCGTTCGCCTGCGCGGGAGCGGGGGCCGGCGACGGCGCGGAAGAGCCGGAAAGCGATTGCATGCAGGAATCCTCAGGCCGCGGCGGCGGCGGTGTGGCCGGTGAAGCGGCGCGCGAGCGCGAGCACGGCCCAGGTGACGATGCCGAGCACGATCGACAGGCCGGCCGCCGTCGCGATGTTCGCGTTCAGCGTGAACTCGGTATAG includes these proteins:
- a CDS encoding ABC transporter permease produces the protein MQSLSGSSAPSPAPAPAQANGVARRAPRVTGARAIAALQWGVTLLLCAFLIVPVVMSVLAGLTVNYFRGLSSGLTLRWLEQVWQQYHGSVALSLYVAFATLAIVLVVGVPAGYALARSKSRVARAIEEALVLPVALPGLASALALLVVYGGFTAFRMSLWFIVVGHVVFTLPFMVRAVAAVAAGADLRTLEEGAASLGASFVTRFVTIVLPNLRPGIVAGALAVLTLSIGEFNLTWMLHTPDTKTLPVGLADTYASLRLEVGSAYTILFLLMTLPLLVAMQWLGVDPSGTRALKKRPR